GGAAGGTATTACCAGCAAGTGATGCGCCGAGTCAATGAAGATTACAGCGCCACAAAACTCTTCAAAACTCGCATACCAGTTGATGTCAGCGTCTCGAAAGCTGTCGATTCTTTTATGCCGGTTATCCTATCCAATCCTAACTCTTCTGGTGCTAAAGCTTTTGCCCAATTAACACAAGAATTTTTACAAAAGATCAGCGTTATTACTACGGTGAAGCAAAACCCAGCCAAGTTTGATTTGGGAGAATGAGGATTGATGCAGGAGGAAAAACTTAGAGCGCCAGTCCAGTAAAAGAGGTTGACAAAACAAATAAGGTGTGTATGTGTACAGAAACCTCGGCAGGGCGAAGCATTTGGATATAAAAATTGTTGTTTCTCGCGATCGATTGTCGCCCAAATACTTCGCCCCTACATAATACATATCTCGTTTTTTTATCAATTTATTCTACTAGACTGGCGCTCTAGCAAGAAATTGCAAGCCTCAGCCAATCTCTATAAACAGCAGATGGCTTTAAAACAATAGGTTGGGTTTCGTTACCTTAACCCAACCTACTAAGCTCGATCGTGTTTAACGCAGTTAAAACTCTCCGCGTAGCGCGGGAATACAGCGTTCGCATAAGAGGGGATGCAGTGCGGATTTACCCACATAAACTGAGTAGTTCCAGCAGCGATCGCACTTTTCTCCTTCTGCTTTGACTATACCCACAGTTACACCATCAAACTGTCCTTTGTACTCGACTGCTGACAAAGCATCTGGCGAGTCTAGCAGTTCTACTTGAGAAGCAATAAACAAGTAACGCAGTTCGTCCACACCCTTATTTTGGATATTGGCGAGATCGCTATCTTGTGAAGATATTGCAGACAAAGTTTCGACAAGTGTTTCTGTTGTTACTGTAATGCTATCTGCTGCTTGCACGATCGCTTTTTCCCGTGGTGTAGTTCTACCGACTACCTCATCTTTGAAAGATTGAATGCGATCGAACAAAACTTCCCGATCCGCTGCTTTGAACAAATTGCGACTCGCAAAACGCAAGCAATATATAACTCCCACCAGTGTAAAGAAGGGTTCCAGTGCAGGGATGCGATTAACGGCGTTTAACATAGAGGCGATCGCATAAAGCAAGCTTACCACCGCTACAATTAAGCCGAGACTTGTCAGCAGTTTTTGGTTGTCTTGCAAAACTTCGCCCAGATTATCTACCCATTCAGACACCACAGCAGATACACGATCCGAAAACTGGTTCCATTGTTCGCTGTATGTTTCTTTTGTGGTTACCTGAATCGGAATATTGATGTCGTCATCTTCTTCTTCAAGTTCTGCTGCTGCTGCGATTTCTGCTGGTAACTCAACTGTAGGATTCATATCCTGCAAGCGTTGGCGTAACTCGGCATCTTCAACGTAGAGCAACACTTTTGCTTCCAGAGAAGAGCCGATCGCCGACTCTTTCCGCGCTTGTTCCATTACCTTATTCACATCACCCCGCATCTGCCGCAATTCTTGCCAAAATGCAGCCAATTCGGGATTTTTCCACCGTTCGTCTAATTTAACCCAGCCGGATTCAAATACAGATTCGGCAGGCTTCGGATAAGGTAGAAACTGCCAGATATCTTCTGCCATATGGCACAGAACAGGTGCGATCGCTCGTGCTAAATTCTCCACAGCAATAGCTAGTACCGTTTGACAGCTGCGTCGGCGGAAAGAATCGGGTGCGCTGATATAAAGCCGATCTTTCGCCATATCCAAATAAAAGTTGGATAAATCCACAACACAGAAATTCTGTACCGTTTGGAAAAAGCGAAAGAATTGGAAACTTTCAAATGCTTCTGTGATTTCTGCAAACACCTCCGTCATCCGGTGCAGCATATAGCGATCGAGATCCGGCAATCGATCGTAAGGAACCGCATCTTTTGCTGGGTCAAAATCGTGCAAATTACCCAACAAAAAACGCGCCGTATTGCGGATCTTGTTTCTGACATCTCCTAGCTGCTTGAGGATGTTTTTACTGATGGGAACATCGGAAGAATAATCCACCGAAGACACCCACAAACGCAACACATCAGCACCATAAGGCGGCTCTTCTTTTTGATTTTTACCGCCCTCAATTACCACCCTCGGATCGATGACATTACCCAGCGATTTACTCATTTTGCGGCCTTGTTCGTCCAAGGTAAAACCGTGGGTCAACACCGTTTTATATGGTGCTATATCATTATTTGCTACACTTGTCAATAAGCTGGACTGGAACCAACCCCGGTGCTGATCCGACCCTTCCAGATACATATCGACTGGGTAGATTAATTCCGGTCGCTGTTTCGCCACCGCCGCCCAAGACGAACCGGAGTCGAACCAGACATCCATCGTATCGGTGCCTTTGCGGTAGGTGCGACCGTTTTCGCGGTATTGTGGGGGCAGCAGTTCTGGTACGGAGAGTTCCCACCAAGCATCGGAGCCTTTTTCGGCCACAATCTGTTGGACGTGAGCGATCGTCTCTTCAGTTAGCAGCGGTTCCCCGGTTTCTTCATCGTAGAAAACCGGAATTGGCACACCCCAACTGCGCTGACGGGAGATACACCAGTCAGAGCGATCGGCCACCATTGGCGTGATGCGGTTTTCTCCTTGGGCAGGAATCCATTTTACAGATGCGATCGCTTTAAGCGCCTCTTCCCGGAAACCTTCCACAGAAGCAAACCACTG
This portion of the Aerosakkonema funiforme FACHB-1375 genome encodes:
- the ileS gene encoding isoleucine--tRNA ligase is translated as MTESKTYKDTVNLPKTQFDMRANAIAREPQLQKFWAEHKIYEKLSQNNPGDIFVLHDGPPYANGSLHMGHALNKILKDIINKYQLLGGRKVRYVPGWDCHGLPIELKVLQDMKAAERQNLTPLELRRKARDFALKTVDEQREGFKRFGVWGDWDNPYLTLKPEYEAAQIGVFGQMLLKGYIYRGLKPVHWSPSSKTALAEAELEYPEDNQGRPTHTSRSIYAAFPMVSLAPPLKSALEQYLPELGVAIWTTTPWTIPGNLAVAVNPNLSYAVVEVSPNSAGEIPGKFKYLIVAADLVERLSSILGVELTVKATGSGKSLETSTYRHPLFDRESPIVIGGDYVTTDSGTGLVHTAPGHGQEDYQVGRRYNLPILAPVDDDGNFTKEAGDFVGLNVLGDGNAAVIKALAEVGSLLKEEPYVHKYPYDWRTKKPTIFRATEQWFASVEGFREEALKAIASVKWIPAQGENRITPMVADRSDWCISRQRSWGVPIPVFYDEETGEPLLTEETIAHVQQIVAEKGSDAWWELSVPELLPPQYRENGRTYRKGTDTMDVWFDSGSSWAAVAKQRPELIYPVDMYLEGSDQHRGWFQSSLLTSVANNDIAPYKTVLTHGFTLDEQGRKMSKSLGNVIDPRVVIEGGKNQKEEPPYGADVLRLWVSSVDYSSDVPISKNILKQLGDVRNKIRNTARFLLGNLHDFDPAKDAVPYDRLPDLDRYMLHRMTEVFAEITEAFESFQFFRFFQTVQNFCVVDLSNFYLDMAKDRLYISAPDSFRRRSCQTVLAIAVENLARAIAPVLCHMAEDIWQFLPYPKPAESVFESGWVKLDERWKNPELAAFWQELRQMRGDVNKVMEQARKESAIGSSLEAKVLLYVEDAELRQRLQDMNPTVELPAEIAAAAELEEEDDDINIPIQVTTKETYSEQWNQFSDRVSAVVSEWVDNLGEVLQDNQKLLTSLGLIVAVVSLLYAIASMLNAVNRIPALEPFFTLVGVIYCLRFASRNLFKAADREVLFDRIQSFKDEVVGRTTPREKAIVQAADSITVTTETLVETLSAISSQDSDLANIQNKGVDELRYLFIASQVELLDSPDALSAVEYKGQFDGVTVGIVKAEGEKCDRCWNYSVYVGKSALHPLLCERCIPALRGEF